A single region of the Leisingera thetidis genome encodes:
- a CDS encoding ChaN family lipoprotein, with product MRKRIRILKAAAGAAGLAALGLSGAFAGDLSAAVERLRGADVVILGEVHDNAIHHQRQAELLAALQPKAVVWEMITAEQAAGLDPASLTDAEQVARDLDWANSGWPEFSLYAPAFAAASGAGQYGALVPRAEASSALEQGVAAYFGAKAAARFGLDQPLPEAEQAAREADQQANHCNAMPAEMLPLLVDFQRLRDASLAAATDKALAETGGPVAVITGNGHARIDRGLAVYLARARPDAEIRSLGQSEDGQISGTFDLVLEAPAAARPDPCLVFQNNN from the coding sequence ATGAGAAAGCGGATCAGGATCCTGAAAGCAGCAGCAGGCGCCGCCGGACTGGCGGCGCTTGGCTTGTCCGGCGCTTTTGCCGGCGACCTGTCCGCGGCCGTTGAGCGGCTGCGCGGCGCGGATGTGGTGATCCTGGGCGAGGTGCATGACAACGCGATCCATCATCAGCGGCAGGCAGAGCTGCTGGCAGCGCTGCAGCCCAAGGCGGTGGTTTGGGAAATGATCACGGCGGAGCAGGCTGCCGGGCTGGATCCGGCATCGCTCACGGATGCGGAACAGGTTGCGCGGGACCTTGACTGGGCAAATTCCGGCTGGCCGGAGTTTTCTCTATATGCGCCAGCCTTTGCCGCGGCCTCCGGCGCCGGCCAATACGGCGCCCTGGTGCCGCGGGCGGAAGCGTCCTCGGCGCTGGAACAAGGCGTGGCGGCCTATTTCGGGGCAAAGGCCGCTGCCCGCTTTGGTCTGGATCAGCCCTTGCCGGAAGCAGAGCAGGCGGCGCGCGAAGCGGACCAGCAGGCCAATCACTGCAACGCGATGCCGGCAGAGATGCTGCCGCTTCTGGTGGATTTCCAGCGCCTGCGGGATGCCAGCCTGGCAGCCGCAACCGACAAGGCGCTGGCGGAGACCGGCGGGCCGGTGGCTGTCATCACCGGCAACGGCCACGCCCGTATCGACCGCGGGCTTGCGGTCTACCTCGCCAGGGCCCGTCCGGATGCGGAGATTCGCAGCCTGGGCCAGTCCGAGGACGGGCAGATCAGCGGAACTTTCGACCTGGTGCTGGAGGCCCCGGCCGCAGCCCGCCCGGATCCCTGTCTTGTGTTTCAGAACAACAACTGA